A DNA window from Daucus carota subsp. sativus chromosome 3, DH1 v3.0, whole genome shotgun sequence contains the following coding sequences:
- the LOC135151509 gene encoding uncharacterized protein LOC135151509 → MFQMLQTIGQFSGMPTEDPHLHLRLFMEISDSFKFQGVPEDALRLKLFPYSVRDRARTWLNSLPAGSVTTWNDLTEKFLSKYFPPNMNAKLRNEINSFQQQDDESLYDAWERFKELLRKCPHHGILHCIQMETFYNGLNAQTKMVVDASANGALLSKSYNQAYEILETIATNNYQWPSSRAQTGKKVAGIYDVDSITSMKAQLASMEHMLKNLSMGNNQSKEQSLSSQINQTKNVSCVYCGEAHTYDSCPSNPESVFYMGNQNKGGPYSNTYNQSWRQHPNFSWSNQGANSGTSNGNVKSNYPPGFSQQAPQSNSLENMLKEYIIKNEASRSQTEALVQSQAASLRNLEN, encoded by the coding sequence ATGTTCCAAATGCTTCAGACTATTGGTCAATTCAGTGGGATGCCTACcgaggatcctcaccttcatctTCGTCTATTCATGGAGATTAGtgattctttcaaatttcaaggaGTACCTGAAGATGCTTTGCGCTTGAAATTATTCCCTTATTCTGTGCGAGACAGAGCTAGAACCTGGCTAAATTCTTTACCGGCAGGATCAGTCACAACATGGAATGATTTGACAGAAAAGTTCTTGAGCAAGTATTTTCCTCCCAATATGAATGCAAAGCTCCGGAATGAGATCAATTCCTTTCAACAGCAGGATGATGAATCTTTGTATGATGCATGGGAGAGATTTAAAGAATTACTCAGAAAATGTCCTCATCATGGTATTCTTCATTGCATTCAGATGGAGACTTTTTATAATGGTCTCAATGCTCAAACAAAGATGGTGGTGGATGCATCAGCAAATGGGGCTCTTCTCTCTAAGTCCTATAATCAGGCTTATGAAATTCTTGAGACAATTGCTACCAACAACTATCAGTGGCCATCTTCTAGAGCTCAAACAGGTAAAAAGGTAGCTGGAATCTATGATGTGGACTCTATAACTTCGATGAAGGCTCAACTAGCATCTATGGAGCATATGCTCAAGAATCTGAGCATGGGCAATAATCAATCGAAGGAGCAATCCCTCAGTTCACAGATTAATCAAACCAAGAATGTTTCTTGTGTATATTGCGGTGAGGCTCATACTTATGATAGTTGTCCTTCAAATCCAGAATCTGTCTTTTACATGGGAAATCAAAATAAGGGTGGCCCTTATTCAAATACTTACAATCAGTCATGGAGGCAACATCCTAACTTTTCTTGGAGCAATCAAGGGGCAAATTCTGGAACTTCAAATGGCAACGTAAAGTCCAATTATCCACCCGGATTTTCTCAACAAGCACCTCAATCTAATTCACTTGAAAATATGTTGAAGGAGTACAttatcaagaatgaagctagtaGATCTCAGACTGAAGCTCTGGTCCAAAGTCAAGCGGCATCCTTACGAAACTTGGAGAATTAG